The following proteins come from a genomic window of Lolium rigidum isolate FL_2022 chromosome 5, APGP_CSIRO_Lrig_0.1, whole genome shotgun sequence:
- the LOC124656415 gene encoding probable WRKY transcription factor 34, with translation MKFTYTLTEKAKSIPKHMVHSEHGAEIEALLRQQQELVTQLRALILPQLHSVDSGSAELALQLFDDVIGCNTSLVSKLFSVRGGAAAEPVDDKSLVRKNSASTTANDDGIHERMEKQGMPSRSAGGKRRRNDGKRSRSLVTNVPDYDGHQWRKYGQKNINGSQHARSYYRCTYTERNCSATKTIQQQDKDSGSANYSTDANGDEAAKYTVVYYGDHTCKASDIISNNNTSDCLPDLVDTGCPSSGKTARLSADITEWETELDVPALLEVFNNSLLNWEMI, from the exons ATGAAGTTCACATACACTCTG ACTGAGAAAGCAAAATCGATTCCAAAGCATATGGTTCATAGCGAACATGGTGCCGAGATCGAGGCGCTGCTGCGGCAGCAGCAGGAGCTCGTGACCCAGCTCCGGGCGCTCATCCTTCCACAACTCCACAGCGTCGATAGTGGATCGGCCGAGCTCGCCCTCCAGCTCTTCGACGATGTGATCGGCTGCAACACCAGCTTAGTATCAAAGCTCTTCAGTGTTCGTGGTGGAGCGGCCGCTGAGCCTGTCGACGACAAGTCCTTGGTGAGGAAGAACAGTGCTAGCACTACTGCTAATGATGATGGCATCCATGAAAGAATGGAGAAACAGGGGATGCCTAGTAGGAGTGCTGGTGGAAAGAGAAG GAGGAACGATGGTAAGCGATCAAGATCACTCGTCACAAATGTCCCGGATTATGATGGTCACCAGTGGAGAAAATATGGGCAGAAGAACATCAACGGAAGCCAACATGCTAG GAGCTACTACAGATGCACCTACACAGAACGGAACTGTTCGGCAACCAAGACAATCCAGCAGCAGGATAAAGACAGCGGCAGTGCTAATTATTCCACAGATGCCAATGGGGATGAAGCTGCAAAATACACTGTGGTGTACTACGGTGATCACACCTGCAAGGCCAGCGACATCATAAGCAACAACAACACTAGCGACTGTCTGCCCGATCTTGTAGATACTGGCTGTCCCAGCAGTGGGAAAACAGCACGATTATCGGCAGATATCACAGAGTGGGAGACGGAATTGGATGTACCGGCTCTGCTAGAGGTGTTCAACAATTCTCTTCTTAATTGGGAGATGATATGA
- the LOC124656414 gene encoding transcription factor WRKY45-2-like, whose protein sequence is MFESILDCSAKAISELKLLRLDRSKCDDVPPLTWVDDKRRVRKILSGGGNSDSAKPNRQQHKRRRLASDSVTLETPVPHYDGHQWRKYGQKLINNANHPRSYYKCTYKQEQDCGATKTVQQYQQDGGTDDPAMYTVVYFGQHTCKPAGNDTDAAVVKTESTGRSSGGGAAKLSPSDSQCSNISVTCTSVVVDHHQRTASIASNCELLDMAAELENTEVNTYDQIYDEAGFSPFDLDTDWAIHTHGHDLLKYGW, encoded by the exons ATGTTTGAGAGCATACTGGACTGCTCAGCCAAGGCTATAAGCGAGCTGAAGCTTCTTCGGCTCGATCGTTCTAAATGCGACGATGTGCCACCGCTGACGTGGGTGGACGACAAAAGGAGAGTCAGGAAGATCCTCTCTGGCGGGGGCAACAGCGACAGTGCCAAGCCCAATCGCCAACAGCACAAGAGAAG GAGATTAGCTAGTGACTCTGTGACGCTTGAAACGCCTGTTCCTCACTACGACGGCCACCAGTGGAGGAAGTATGGGCAGAAGCTCATCAACAACGCAAACCACCCAAG GAGTTACTACAAATGCACCTACAAGCAAGAGCAGGACTGCGGAGCAACAAAGACAGTGCAGCAGTACCAACAGGACGGCGGCACCGATGACCCTGCCATGTACACCGTCGTCTACTTCGGGCAACACACCTGCAAGCCGGCCGGTAACGACACCGATGCCGCAGTCGTCAAGACAGAGAGCACAGGCCGTAgcagtggcggcggcgctgccaaGCTGTCACCGAGCGACAGCCAGTGCAGCAACATTTCGGTGACCTGCACTTCGGTTGTAGTTGACCATCACCAACGGACGGCATCCATCGCGAGCAACTGCGAGCTGCTGGACATGGCGGCAGAGCTGGAAAATACAGAGGTGAACACATACGATCAGATATATGACGAGGCTGGATTTTCACCCTTCGATTTGGACACCGATTGGGCCATACATACGCATGGGCATGACCTCCTAAAGTATGGTTGGTAA